The genomic DNA GCTCCTGGGGTTCCATTTACCTTAGAAACCATCTCGCTGGCGAACTTTAGCAGTGCTTTATCCAACCCGCGCGTCATCGACGGACTCAGTAATTCCGCATTTCTGTCAATAACCGCCGCGATAATCTGCGGGATTCTTGGTTGGGTCATCGGAATTCTAGTGACCCGGACACAGGCGCGAGGAAATACACTTTTAACCCTTTCTGCGCTGCTACCGAGCGCGCTGCCTGGGCTTATCATCGGTGTCGCCTGGCTGATTGCCGGACGCTATACCGGGCTGTATAACACCATTTGGATAATCCTTATCGCCTACGTCTGTGCTTTTACTGCACTCGTTGTCCAGGCCGTGCGTGCCCCGCTATTAAGCACCCCGGTCACCGTGGAAGAAGCAGCGCGCATTTCTGGCGCCACGCCGCTTAAGGCGCTATTTACTACCACCGGCGCGATGACCATTCCAGCGGCGATATCCGGTGCGGTGCTCGTAGCGGTGACCGCGATTCGAGAACTTACTATTTCCGTACTCCTCGTCGCACCCGGAACCACAACACTGGGTGTCCAAGTCTTCAATCTGCAACAGGCAGGAAATTATAACCAGGCATCGGCACTCGCCCTACTCTTTGCGCTGCTTGGCATCATTGCCGTCGCACTGACTATCCGTGCTCCCAAGGTAAGGACTTAATAATGGCGAAAATTGCAGCTTCCCACCTCACGGTCACTTTTCCGGACGGAACCACCGGCCTGCGCGATATCAACCTCTCCATCGAACCTGGGGAACTCATTGCACTCGTTGGCCCGTCAGGCTCCGGTAAAACCACGCTCTTGCGCACCATTGCTGGTTTTATTTCCCCATCGTCAGGTGAGCTTTACATAGATGGCCGGCAGATGACTGCTATTCCTCCCGAGAAACGCGGCTTCGGCATGGTCTTCCAACAGCACGCGATCTGGCCGCACATGTCTGTTAAAGACAATGTTGGCTACCCGTTGCGCCAGGCGAAAGTAGCAAAGCCCGAGCGCGAAGAGCGCATTTCTGAGACTTTAGCTCTCGTGGGTCTGCCAGGATTCGAGGGCCGTACTCCGGACAGCCTTTCTGGCGGGCAGCGCCAGCGCGTGGCCCTGGCTCGGGCAATAGTCGCTAATCCCAAGGTTTTATTACTGGATGAAGCTCTTTCAGCCCTCGATGAACCATTGCGCGATAATTTGCGCCGCGAGCTGGTAGCCCTGACGCAAAAGCAACGCTTAACCACGGTGCACGTCACCCACGATCGCGCCGAGGCGCTGGCAATCGCAGATAAAGTCGTAGTTCTAGACGGCGGCGAAATCCAGCAGATTGCTACCCCACAACAGCTGCTGGAAAATCCCGCAAGCCCGCTGGTCGCGGGATTTATTGCGGATGCCACAATAGTCCAGGCCGCTATCTCAGGAGGCCGCGTCGAGTGCCCAACCCTTGGCATTTCTTGGCCATTGGGTGAAGTCTCCGTGCGGGGCGAAGGCACTAAGGCCGCCATCTTACCGCACCACGCAACAATCGTGGAGGAAAACCATCCAGGTGCCACGGTTCCAGCAGTAGTTGACTCTGCCATTTACGAAGCCGGGCACTACTCCGTTACCGCCACCCATAGATCGGGAACCACATTCCGCACCACCGCGGACGATAAGCCAGCGATGGGACAAACGGTGCGCATCCGCTTCGCGCCGCCCTTGGTCTTCTAGATCACCACCCGGCAAGAACTATGACCAGCTCAGCGATTGCACGGTGCCGCCATTTTCTGCAGCGGTTGCACCCGCCGTCTTAAGCATAAAATTTTAGGCCAATACCGATCACAGCCGACACGGAACGCTGGTTATCGCACCCATCTTTATCACCATGCTCTCAGAAGGCAGTTTCGTATATTGTCTGAATCTGCTTGAACTCTAAGCCATAAGTGAGAGCACTAAGCAATCTTCCATTGACCTTAACGGCGTAGAAATTTCGGTATACCGTGGCAACAATCCGGATGACGCCAGCATCTCGCTAGACCGCTGGGAAAGACTAGTCATCGTTGGAGAAGCACCTGCTGGTGACCGTCGCGGAATGTTCCGCGGTGAACGTGGACGACGTAAACTCCCGGCGCGCGGAGCCAAAGGCGGTTGACGTGCATGTGGAAGGCGACCGTGTAAACGAAGATGGCGCATCTCGTCTGTCGGAGGTACGTGTGGGCTTCGATCTATCGTTCCCGGATACGCCGGAGGACAACCAAGCGCGCAAGCTGGTGGACAATCTGATCCGCATTTCCTACGAGAAGGACTGCACGGTATCGCGCACGGTTGAGAACCCCACGCTGGTGGAGTTCAGCAACGACTCGAAATAGCTCCCCGGTGTAATTGCGCGACATGCGGTTTCGCTCCAGAGATAATTCCAAACCCCCTGCTATGGTGCAATTGTTAACCACTGTGGCAAATGTGATTACTGCAGGAGCTCAACATGTCACCTTCTTTCTCCCGTCGCGGCCTTTTTAAGGTCGGCGCTCTCGCCCTGACCGCAGGCGCCATTGGCGCTGCCGCTCCCCATGCGGCGGCGCTCGGACCGGTGCGGGGCACCGTCATTGATTTTTCTGCTGGCGTTCCTTCCCCGCAGGCGATTAAAAATGCCGGCCATATGGGTGCAATCCGGTATGTCTCCGACAAACGCCCCGGCGCTGCCTGGATGACCGGCAAGCCGGTAACCCTCAAGGAGACTAAGGCCAATGCGGCAGCGGGTCTGCCCACTGCGTCGGTATACCAATTCGGCCGTGCGGAAACCGCCGATTGGAAGCAAGGCGCAGCAGGTGCAGCCATCCACGCACCGAAGGCGATTGCGCTACACAAGAAGGCAGGCGGCCCCACCAACCGCCCGATCTACATCGCCATCGACGATAACCCCACCCGTGAGCAGTACACCCGGCAAATCCGCCCATACCTGCAGGCCTTCTCCAAGACGCTGGAGCTGGCCGGCTACCAGACGGGCATCTACGGCAATTACAGCACTATTGAGTGGGCGATCCAGGACGGCATCGGCAAGTACTTCTGGATGCATGACTGGGGTTCCAACGGCAAGATTCACCCGCGCACCACTATCCACCAGCTGCCGCACGGCAAGCAGCAGACCATTGGTGGCGTCATCGTTGACGTCAATGAGGTCTACGCCGAAGACTGGGGCCAGTGGACGCCAGGCAAGTCCGCGGCACCTGCACCGGCAAAGAAGCCGACCACCAAGAAACCACAGCCAAAGCCGCAGACCAAGGCCCCAAGCGATGGCTCGTCCGACCTGG from Corynebacterium tuberculostearicum includes the following:
- a CDS encoding DUF1906 domain-containing protein; protein product: MSPSFSRRGLFKVGALALTAGAIGAAAPHAAALGPVRGTVIDFSAGVPSPQAIKNAGHMGAIRYVSDKRPGAAWMTGKPVTLKETKANAAAGLPTASVYQFGRAETADWKQGAAGAAIHAPKAIALHKKAGGPTNRPIYIAIDDNPTREQYTRQIRPYLQAFSKTLELAGYQTGIYGNYSTIEWAIQDGIGKYFWMHDWGSNGKIHPRTTIHQLPHGKQQTIGGVIVDVNEVYAEDWGQWTPGKSAAPAPAKKPTTKKPQPKPQTKAPSDGSSDLVNQLSSQLQSKHPELPELPQVTANGVTFNGKTLSNDQIRQLAKIVAETVAKAR
- a CDS encoding ABC transporter ATP-binding protein, with product MAKIAASHLTVTFPDGTTGLRDINLSIEPGELIALVGPSGSGKTTLLRTIAGFISPSSGELYIDGRQMTAIPPEKRGFGMVFQQHAIWPHMSVKDNVGYPLRQAKVAKPEREERISETLALVGLPGFEGRTPDSLSGGQRQRVALARAIVANPKVLLLDEALSALDEPLRDNLRRELVALTQKQRLTTVHVTHDRAEALAIADKVVVLDGGEIQQIATPQQLLENPASPLVAGFIADATIVQAAISGGRVECPTLGISWPLGEVSVRGEGTKAAILPHHATIVEENHPGATVPAVVDSAIYEAGHYSVTATHRSGTTFRTTADDKPAMGQTVRIRFAPPLVF